Proteins encoded by one window of Flagellimonas lutaonensis:
- a CDS encoding MATE family efflux transporter, whose amino-acid sequence MTTSNKISLKQFLNYFWIAVRGKETEFTTGSIRKAIFMLSIPMILEMLMESIFALVDIAYVSQVSVNAVATIGLTESVITLVYAVAIGLSMAATAVVARRVGEKDIKGAREAAVQAIALGIFVSIVVGIIGFLYAKEILALMGAEPDLISEGYGYTKWLIGGNITIMLLFLINAIFRGAGDASIAMWTLVLSNGLNIILDPFFIFGWGPFPEYGVMGAAVATNIGRGTAVLFQLGILFFGWGKIKLVLQDVVLNIKVMVNLIKISMGGIAQFLIGTSSWVFLMRIMSEFGSEVLAGYTIAIRVMMFTLMPSWGMSNAAATLVGQNLGAKQPERAEKSVWKTGKYNAYFMGFVSVLYLIFAKRIITMFNDTPSVVENGALCLQIIAAGYIFYAYGMVMTQAFNGSGDTQTPTKINFISFWVFQLPVAYLLSIVLGLGSKGVFIAITTAEVLLAVLAMLWFKKGRWKEVQV is encoded by the coding sequence ATGACAACTTCAAATAAAATCTCCCTAAAACAGTTTTTAAACTACTTCTGGATTGCCGTTAGAGGCAAGGAAACCGAGTTTACCACAGGCAGTATCCGCAAGGCGATCTTCATGCTCTCCATCCCCATGATTCTGGAAATGCTCATGGAATCAATTTTCGCCTTGGTCGATATCGCCTATGTCTCTCAGGTAAGCGTCAATGCCGTGGCGACCATCGGTTTGACCGAATCGGTCATCACCTTGGTATATGCGGTGGCCATTGGGCTGAGCATGGCAGCTACGGCGGTGGTGGCCCGTAGGGTGGGCGAAAAAGATATCAAGGGCGCACGGGAGGCTGCCGTACAGGCCATAGCACTGGGTATTTTTGTTTCCATTGTGGTGGGGATCATAGGATTTCTATATGCCAAAGAAATACTTGCCCTAATGGGTGCCGAACCCGATTTGATCTCTGAGGGTTATGGGTATACCAAATGGCTGATCGGTGGCAATATCACGATAATGCTGCTCTTTTTGATCAATGCGATTTTCAGGGGTGCGGGCGATGCGTCCATAGCCATGTGGACCTTGGTGCTCTCAAACGGACTCAATATCATCTTAGACCCCTTTTTTATCTTCGGATGGGGTCCTTTTCCCGAATACGGGGTCATGGGTGCGGCAGTGGCCACCAATATAGGCCGTGGTACAGCAGTGCTGTTTCAATTGGGCATCCTCTTCTTTGGATGGGGAAAAATCAAATTGGTATTGCAGGATGTTGTGCTGAACATCAAGGTAATGGTGAACCTCATAAAGATTTCTATGGGTGGTATTGCCCAGTTTTTGATCGGCACCTCTAGTTGGGTCTTTTTGATGCGGATCATGTCAGAGTTTGGCAGCGAGGTTTTGGCAGGGTATACCATTGCCATTCGGGTAATGATGTTTACCCTGATGCCCTCTTGGGGCATGAGCAATGCCGCCGCAACATTGGTCGGACAAAATTTGGGGGCCAAGCAGCCCGAGCGTGCAGAAAAATCTGTCTGGAAAACGGGCAAGTACAACGCCTATTTCATGGGCTTTGTATCGGTGCTATATCTGATTTTCGCCAAACGGATCATCACTATGTTCAATGACACGCCGAGTGTGGTGGAAAATGGTGCTCTGTGCCTACAGATTATCGCTGCGGGGTATATTTTCTATGCCTATGGCATGGTAATGACCCAAGCATTCAATGGATCTGGCGATACGCAGACTCCTACCAAAATCAATTTTATATCGTTTTGGGTCTTTCAGCTACCGGTAGCTTACCTCTTGTCGATAGTGTTGGGATTGGGTTCAAAAGGGGTGTTCATTGCCATCACCACCGCTGAGGTGTTATTGGCCGTTTTGGCCATGTTATGGTTTAAAAAGGGCCGGTGGAAAGAGGTTCAGGTGTAG
- a CDS encoding trans-sulfuration enzyme family protein: MNRQKKGVNTICTHVGEVEDKQFKGAISPLYMTSSYAFEDVDVKRYPRYFNTPNQEALCEKIAALEHAEASLVFGSGMAAISTALMAFLQAGDHIVLQQTLYGGTYNFVVTQLEKYGITYSFTEGWKAGDFEKELRPNTKVIYIETPSNPLLTITDMKAVAQLAKKHGAVSMIDNTFASPVNQNPIDFGIDVVIHSATKYMGGHSDVCAGAVACSKEHRDLIWQSAICFGGSLSEYTVWLLERSIKTMGIRVRAQNSNAMALAAYLYKNEDVDAVYYPGLPTHADHDLAKQQMKGFGGMLSFELKAGLDASEFMKFLKLIKPSMSLAGVESTMLSPVKTSHALMSAEDRAKQGIGDGLIRFSVGIEETDDLIADIEQALEKIKSKTVLT, from the coding sequence ATGAACAGACAGAAAAAGGGGGTCAATACCATATGTACCCATGTTGGCGAAGTCGAGGACAAGCAGTTTAAGGGTGCCATTTCACCCCTGTACATGACCTCTTCGTACGCCTTTGAAGATGTAGATGTCAAACGTTATCCCAGATACTTCAATACACCCAACCAAGAGGCGTTGTGCGAGAAGATAGCGGCCCTTGAGCACGCCGAGGCATCATTGGTTTTTGGTAGCGGCATGGCGGCCATTAGCACGGCACTAATGGCTTTTCTACAAGCGGGCGACCATATTGTTCTGCAGCAGACGCTATATGGCGGCACCTATAATTTTGTGGTGACCCAGTTAGAGAAATACGGAATTACCTATTCCTTTACGGAAGGATGGAAGGCCGGTGATTTTGAGAAAGAGTTGAGGCCCAATACCAAGGTCATTTACATCGAGACCCCTTCAAATCCGCTTCTTACGATAACGGATATGAAAGCGGTGGCGCAGTTGGCCAAAAAGCATGGCGCCGTTTCTATGATCGACAATACCTTTGCAAGCCCTGTGAACCAAAACCCCATTGATTTTGGCATTGATGTGGTCATACACAGTGCCACGAAATATATGGGCGGTCATTCCGATGTCTGTGCTGGGGCCGTAGCCTGTTCAAAAGAACACCGCGACCTGATTTGGCAATCGGCCATTTGTTTCGGGGGTAGTTTGAGCGAATACACGGTATGGCTGCTCGAACGAAGCATCAAAACAATGGGCATAAGGGTGAGGGCACAGAACAGTAACGCCATGGCCTTGGCAGCGTATCTTTATAAAAACGAAGATGTGGATGCAGTTTATTATCCCGGGCTTCCCACACATGCAGACCATGATCTTGCAAAGCAGCAAATGAAGGGTTTTGGGGGAATGCTTTCTTTTGAATTGAAAGCCGGCCTGGATGCTTCAGAATTCATGAAATTCTTAAAGTTGATAAAACCTTCCATGAGTTTGGCGGGAGTGGAAAGCACCATGCTATCTCCCGTAAAGACATCCCATGCATTGATGAGTGCCGAAGATAGGGCGAAGCAGGGCATTGGAGACGGGCTTATACGGTTTTCAGTGGGCATAGAGGAAACCGACGATTTGATCGCAGACATTGAGCAGGCACTTGAAAAAATAAAATCCAAAACAGTACTGACCTAA
- the bshB1 gene encoding bacillithiol biosynthesis deacetylase BshB1 has translation MELDILVFGAHPDDAELGAGATIAKEVANGKKVGIIDLTRGELGTRGTPEIRDMEADKAAKILGLAVRENLEFADGFFVNDHKHQIEVIKTIRKYRPKIVLCNAVEDRHIDHARGSKLVSDACFLSGLVKIDTKLEEDGQWQEPWRPKAVYHYIQWKNLEPDFVVDVSGFIDKKKEAIMAYASQFYDPESDEPETPISSKNFIDSVIYRARDLGRLIGVEHAEGFTVERHIGVHHLEDLI, from the coding sequence ATGGAATTGGACATCTTAGTTTTTGGCGCCCATCCTGATGATGCGGAGCTAGGCGCCGGAGCCACCATTGCCAAAGAGGTGGCCAATGGCAAAAAAGTGGGCATCATTGATCTGACACGGGGTGAACTGGGTACACGCGGCACCCCCGAAATTAGGGATATGGAAGCAGACAAGGCTGCCAAGATCTTAGGGCTTGCCGTACGCGAAAACCTTGAATTTGCAGATGGTTTTTTTGTAAACGACCATAAACATCAGATAGAGGTGATCAAGACCATTCGCAAGTATCGTCCCAAAATTGTGTTGTGCAACGCCGTCGAAGACCGTCACATCGATCACGCCAGGGGCAGCAAATTGGTGAGTGATGCCTGTTTTTTGAGCGGACTTGTGAAAATCGATACCAAACTGGAAGAAGACGGGCAATGGCAAGAACCATGGCGGCCAAAGGCGGTGTACCACTATATTCAATGGAAGAACCTAGAGCCTGATTTTGTGGTCGATGTATCGGGGTTTATTGATAAGAAAAAAGAGGCCATTATGGCCTATGCATCGCAGTTTTATGACCCTGAAAGCGATGAGCCGGAAACCCCTATTAGCAGTAAAAATTTTATTGATAGCGTGATTTATCGGGCGCGTGACCTGGGTAGGCTGATAGGCGTTGAACATGCCGAGGGTTTCACCGTTGAGCGGCATATCGGTGTTCACCATCTTGAAGACCTGATTTAA
- a CDS encoding tetratricopeptide repeat-containing sensor histidine kinase, with the protein MTSNLFIKRLSFNIGGLTLLLFLIAGSPFNKVHAQKSVRDSLLHEVESLNISKQSSKKDTTYINLVNSLASRYRYYKSDSLLLLSKKALKLSEEKNYVKGKIIALLSMGAYYSDQGNCKKAIAHIKNALEVAKSNKNNELTIKAQNNLAGEYAYMGDNAKALNLYLLTIELAEKEEDLAMLSILNENIANLYAAQNDYDSALEFYEKVKDLNEQVGKPIPSAETMSNVASVYADIEKFDYAMFNINQSISIFEKHEILDWLAYAYEVKGKIYLKQKKYKWALYWYDHSQLLHQNLDDERAKIDLYNGIAQAHLGMDNDDVAKEYAVQAFDIATNIKSLEGQKDCAKTLYEIHKKLGDYDEALGYHEIYQQLSNDLSRRDNKKSLAMLKVKLDYEKQKQSLIDENKRSLARQRNYTILAIIIFLILLSITFLVYRNQEIQKKLNIELYNKTASLEERESELKAINATKDKLFSIIGHDLRGPIGALQSLLDLFANGDLTKDEFLTQMPKLKSDVDSISFTLNNLLSWGQTQMNGAVTKPKRISLNSIVEENINLLSKLAVKKSIRLINELPENVYAWADKNQIDIVVRNLISNALKFTPENGLINIKAVERKNNWEITVRDTGVGMDPETQDKIFCDNTNFTTYGTNNEKGTGLGLSLCKEMVQKNKGEIWVESYLRKGSCFYFTVPKADKKYRKAS; encoded by the coding sequence ATGACCTCAAATCTTTTCATCAAACGATTGTCTTTTAATATTGGGGGCCTGACCCTGTTGCTTTTTTTGATAGCGGGATCACCGTTCAATAAGGTACATGCCCAAAAGAGTGTACGTGATAGTCTGTTGCATGAGGTTGAATCACTGAACATATCAAAACAAAGCAGTAAAAAAGACACCACCTACATCAACTTGGTGAACTCCCTTGCTTCAAGGTACCGGTATTATAAATCTGACAGTCTCTTACTGCTGTCAAAAAAGGCCTTGAAACTTAGTGAAGAAAAAAATTATGTAAAGGGCAAAATCATTGCCCTGCTGTCTATGGGCGCGTATTATTCGGACCAAGGAAACTGCAAAAAAGCGATAGCACACATAAAGAACGCCCTTGAAGTGGCCAAATCAAACAAAAACAATGAATTGACCATTAAGGCCCAAAACAATTTGGCCGGCGAATATGCCTATATGGGCGATAATGCAAAGGCGCTAAACCTCTACCTGTTGACCATTGAACTGGCCGAAAAAGAAGAGGATTTGGCCATGCTCTCAATCCTCAACGAGAACATTGCCAATCTATATGCCGCCCAAAACGATTATGACAGTGCCCTTGAATTTTATGAAAAAGTCAAGGATCTTAATGAACAAGTGGGCAAGCCCATACCTTCTGCAGAAACCATGAGCAACGTGGCCTCTGTGTATGCCGATATCGAAAAATTCGATTATGCCATGTTCAATATCAACCAGAGCATCAGCATTTTCGAAAAGCACGAGATACTTGATTGGTTGGCCTACGCGTACGAGGTTAAAGGAAAGATATACCTAAAACAAAAAAAGTATAAATGGGCCCTGTACTGGTACGACCATAGCCAGTTGCTTCACCAAAACCTCGATGACGAAAGGGCCAAAATTGACCTTTACAACGGCATCGCCCAAGCGCATTTGGGTATGGACAATGACGATGTCGCCAAAGAATATGCCGTACAGGCTTTTGACATAGCCACCAATATAAAATCTCTGGAAGGTCAAAAAGATTGTGCCAAAACCCTCTACGAGATACATAAAAAGTTGGGCGATTATGATGAGGCCCTAGGGTACCATGAAATCTACCAACAGCTCTCAAACGACCTTTCAAGAAGGGACAACAAGAAAAGTTTGGCCATGTTGAAGGTGAAACTTGACTATGAAAAGCAAAAACAATCACTGATCGATGAAAACAAGAGAAGCCTTGCGCGCCAGCGCAATTATACCATATTGGCCATTATTATCTTCTTGATATTGTTGAGCATTACCTTCTTGGTTTACCGAAACCAAGAGATCCAGAAAAAATTGAACATAGAACTGTACAACAAGACCGCTTCATTGGAGGAACGCGAATCAGAACTCAAGGCCATCAATGCCACAAAAGATAAACTGTTCAGTATTATAGGCCACGACTTACGGGGGCCCATTGGGGCACTTCAAAGTCTTTTAGACCTTTTTGCGAACGGAGACCTTACCAAAGATGAGTTTTTAACGCAAATGCCCAAACTAAAATCTGATGTTGACAGCATCTCGTTTACGTTGAACAACCTGCTTTCTTGGGGCCAGACGCAAATGAACGGTGCCGTTACCAAACCCAAGCGTATTTCATTGAACTCAATTGTAGAAGAAAATATCAACCTGCTCTCTAAACTGGCTGTCAAGAAATCCATACGATTAATTAATGAACTGCCTGAAAATGTATACGCATGGGCCGATAAGAACCAAATCGACATTGTGGTTCGAAACCTTATCAGCAATGCCCTTAAATTCACCCCCGAAAACGGCCTTATCAACATAAAGGCCGTTGAAAGAAAAAACAATTGGGAAATCACGGTACGTGATACCGGCGTGGGCATGGACCCAGAAACCCAAGACAAGATTTTTTGCGACAATACCAATTTTACCACCTACGGCACAAACAATGAAAAGGGAACCGGACTTGGCCTTTCTCTCTGTAAAGAAATGGTACAAAAAAACAAGGGTGAAATATGGGTCGAGAGCTATCTTAGAAAAGGATCTTGCTTCTATTTCACGGTTCCAAAAGCTGACAAGAAATATCGCAAGGCCAGTTAA
- a CDS encoding M28 family peptidase gives MKKAFLLAVALAWACNSSQKTVSESTPAPKQTAEPTAYAQTITSEELKEHLFVYASDEFEGRETGEPGQKKAVEYLKTQYQAMGILAAKADGDYFQKVPLEVSQVPTGNVVFNGETFELGEDVLTFTTAMGNFDEIVYVGYGVEEGDYSDYKDLDVSGKLVLAKSGEPMKDNGTYAVTGTQEPSAWSNMSEALGKKAELAQNKGAVGLLYLDEQNFSRFKGYFSYMKTNASGRMQLKDETSDYFFLLLNQNAAATLKEDIMTATAPGVFKAEVALNIESANEAVDSENVVAVIKGSEKPDEYVVVSSHLDHIGITADGQINNGADDDGSGTVAMLEMAEAFKEAQEKGDGPKRSIVFLHVTGEEKGLLGSKYYTDYDPIFPLSNTVANLNIDMIGRIDPKREGDRNYVYLIGADKLSTELHELSEAVNEKYTQLELDYTFNDENDPNRFYYRSDHYNFAKNNIPIIFYFNGTHADYHRPGDTPDKIEYDLLENRTKLVFHTAWEIANRETKLTVDKAAK, from the coding sequence ATGAAAAAAGCATTCTTATTGGCAGTAGCCCTTGCCTGGGCCTGCAATTCTTCACAAAAGACCGTTTCAGAGAGTACCCCGGCACCAAAACAAACGGCAGAGCCCACGGCCTATGCCCAAACCATTACGAGCGAAGAGCTGAAAGAGCATCTTTTTGTATATGCCTCAGATGAGTTTGAGGGCCGTGAGACCGGAGAGCCCGGACAGAAAAAAGCTGTAGAATACCTAAAAACACAATATCAGGCCATGGGCATTCTTGCGGCCAAAGCTGATGGCGATTATTTTCAGAAAGTACCGCTTGAGGTGAGCCAAGTGCCAACGGGCAATGTCGTATTCAACGGTGAAACCTTTGAACTTGGTGAAGACGTTCTCACCTTTACAACCGCCATGGGCAACTTCGATGAGATTGTATATGTTGGATACGGTGTTGAAGAGGGCGATTACTCAGACTACAAAGATCTTGACGTGTCTGGTAAACTGGTTCTGGCCAAATCTGGTGAACCGATGAAAGATAACGGCACCTATGCGGTAACCGGTACCCAAGAACCATCGGCATGGAGCAATATGTCAGAAGCATTGGGCAAGAAAGCCGAGTTGGCCCAAAACAAAGGTGCCGTTGGATTGCTCTACTTGGATGAGCAGAATTTTTCTAGGTTCAAAGGATACTTCTCATATATGAAGACCAACGCAAGTGGACGAATGCAACTGAAAGATGAGACCTCTGATTACTTCTTTTTGCTGCTGAACCAAAACGCTGCCGCAACCTTGAAAGAAGATATCATGACAGCTACCGCCCCCGGTGTGTTCAAGGCTGAGGTTGCCCTCAACATCGAAAGTGCCAACGAGGCAGTAGATTCAGAAAACGTGGTGGCGGTCATCAAAGGTTCTGAAAAACCTGATGAATATGTGGTTGTCTCTTCCCATTTAGATCATATTGGCATTACTGCAGATGGCCAAATCAACAATGGGGCCGATGATGACGGTTCGGGCACAGTGGCCATGCTTGAAATGGCAGAGGCATTCAAAGAGGCACAAGAAAAGGGTGACGGACCCAAGAGATCCATTGTTTTTCTTCATGTCACAGGGGAAGAAAAGGGACTGCTTGGCTCAAAGTACTATACTGATTATGACCCGATTTTTCCGCTATCGAACACAGTGGCCAACCTTAATATCGATATGATAGGCCGTATTGACCCAAAACGTGAAGGCGATAGAAATTATGTTTATCTGATCGGTGCCGATAAATTGAGTACCGAACTCCATGAGCTGTCAGAAGCGGTAAATGAAAAGTACACCCAATTAGAGCTCGATTATACCTTTAATGACGAAAACGACCCAAACAGGTTTTACTACCGTAGCGACCATTATAACTTTGCCAAGAACAACATACCCATTATCTTTTATTTCAACGGAACCCATGCCGATTACCACCGGCCCGGCGATACGCCCGACAAAATCGAGTATGACCTGCTCGAGAACCGAACAAAGTTGGTATTCCATACCGCTTGGGAAATAGCGAACCGAGAGACTAAGCTAACGGTAGACAAAGCCGCCAAATAA
- a CDS encoding AraC family transcriptional regulator has protein sequence MKVYPFRIPKRPEENLLVQEDVAPKFYDKLHQHEEIQVSHIISGSGKLVAGNYVGGFEAGETFVIGSHVPHLFQSAASEEASHMISLFFKPDIYHNIFEQPELKALKPFFNNAQLGFKVIGAGYAFDGIFTSLTLLDRFGLFLQFFTLLKQLDQADKLIMGGVGHHKKITDEQGLRLQKIFDFTMNHFLDDIRLEDVAAQIHMTKNAFCRYFKQRTQKTYFQFLIELRIEHACQLLANNGDLTIADAAFASGFNCITNFNRKFKAIKGQTPSDFLKGFRAA, from the coding sequence ATGAAAGTTTATCCATTTAGAATTCCGAAGCGCCCTGAAGAAAACCTGTTGGTACAGGAAGACGTGGCCCCAAAGTTTTATGATAAGCTGCACCAGCACGAAGAAATACAGGTCAGCCATATTATAAGCGGAAGTGGCAAACTGGTTGCGGGCAATTACGTTGGCGGTTTCGAGGCTGGCGAGACATTCGTCATCGGCAGTCATGTGCCACATCTCTTTCAAAGTGCGGCCAGCGAGGAAGCATCACACATGATATCGCTTTTTTTCAAGCCGGACATCTACCATAATATATTCGAGCAACCAGAATTGAAGGCGCTCAAACCTTTTTTCAACAATGCCCAATTGGGCTTTAAGGTCATTGGGGCTGGCTATGCCTTTGATGGGATTTTCACAAGCCTTACCCTGCTCGATAGGTTTGGCCTCTTTTTGCAATTTTTCACGCTATTAAAACAGCTCGACCAGGCTGACAAGCTCATCATGGGTGGCGTTGGCCACCACAAAAAGATAACCGATGAACAGGGGCTACGGCTACAGAAAATCTTTGATTTCACAATGAACCATTTTTTGGATGATATACGGTTGGAAGATGTGGCCGCCCAAATCCATATGACCAAAAATGCCTTTTGCCGCTATTTTAAGCAACGTACCCAAAAAACCTATTTTCAATTCTTGATTGAGCTCCGTATCGAGCATGCCTGCCAATTACTGGCGAACAATGGCGATTTGACGATAGCTGATGCCGCCTTTGCCTCTGGGTTCAACTGCATTACCAACTTCAACAGAAAATTCAAGGCTATTAAGGGGCAGACCCCCTCTGATTTTCTAAAAGGCTTTCGTGCCGCTTGA
- a CDS encoding dihydrodipicolinate synthase family protein, producing MPQFEWKGVMPAVTTKFTKNDTLDLEMFSTNIKAQLDAGVSAIILGGTLGEASTLTAEEKKTLVEHTVDLVNGKVPVILNIAEQSTKDAVAAAENAQRFGASGLMMLPPMRYKATDYETVAYFRTVAQNTDLPIMIYNNPVDYKIEVTLEMFEELLKHENIQAVKESTRDLTNVTRIKNAFGDRLKILCGVDTIALESIVMGAEGWVAGLVCAFPQETVAIYKLALAGRIEEARQIFRWFLPLLELDINPQLVQNIKLAEVATGLGTEYVRPPRLPLQGEERERVLQIIEEGVRSRPELPDYKNI from the coding sequence ATGCCACAATTCGAATGGAAAGGCGTCATGCCCGCCGTCACCACAAAGTTTACAAAAAACGATACCCTCGACCTTGAGATGTTTTCTACCAATATTAAGGCCCAATTGGATGCTGGCGTCAGTGCCATTATTTTGGGCGGAACCCTAGGTGAGGCCAGTACCCTTACCGCTGAGGAGAAGAAAACCTTGGTCGAGCACACCGTTGACCTGGTCAATGGCAAAGTGCCCGTTATTCTTAACATTGCCGAACAATCAACAAAAGATGCCGTGGCAGCTGCGGAGAATGCACAGCGATTCGGGGCAAGCGGATTGATGATGTTGCCCCCCATGCGCTATAAGGCCACCGATTACGAGACAGTCGCATATTTTAGAACGGTTGCCCAAAACACCGATTTGCCCATTATGATCTACAACAATCCGGTGGACTATAAAATTGAGGTAACGCTTGAAATGTTTGAAGAATTGCTGAAACACGAAAATATCCAAGCTGTAAAGGAATCCACTAGAGATCTGACCAATGTAACACGAATAAAAAATGCTTTTGGCGACCGTTTAAAAATACTTTGTGGGGTCGACACCATTGCGCTAGAAAGCATTGTAATGGGCGCCGAGGGCTGGGTTGCGGGCCTGGTGTGCGCGTTTCCCCAAGAAACTGTGGCCATTTACAAATTGGCCTTAGCGGGCCGAATCGAAGAAGCTAGGCAAATCTTCCGCTGGTTCTTACCTTTGTTAGAGCTGGATATCAACCCCCAGTTGGTGCAGAACATCAAATTGGCCGAAGTGGCCACAGGGCTGGGCACCGAATATGTACGCCCCCCTAGATTGCCCCTACAGGGCGAAGAGCGCGAACGCGTTCTGCAGATTATTGAAGAGGGCGTACGGTCACGCCCTGAACTGCCCGATTATAAAAACATATAA
- a CDS encoding aldehyde dehydrogenase (NADP(+)) produces MITGKNYIGNRLSALGNKTYRTFNPKLNIENEHTFIEASQDEIDEAAALAAEAFKTFRTISGDRKATFLRAIADGILDLGDALIDTYCSETGLPKGRAEGERGRTVFQLRTFADLVEEGSWVEASIDTALPDRTPMPKPDLRKMSIPIGPIVVFGASNFPLAYSTAGGDTAAALAAGCPVIVKSHPMHAGTGELVASAVVKAAKDTGMPNGVFSNLNSSGIEVGQQLVQHPEVKGVGFTGSIRGGRALYDLAAQRDEPIPVFAEMGSINPVVLLPRGLKKDKDKWAATYANSITLGTGQFCTNPGLLLGIKGDDLDEFVQKLADEIIKIEPSCMLHPNIVGAYEKNKSKALEQPALSVVADYDGGVAENHARQALTTVDGASFLNNPTLHQEVFGPFSMVVQCKDVKELETVISKLEGQLTGTLIATDDEVKEHRSLMEALQNRVGRIIFNGVPTGVEVCPSMTHGGPYPASTDSRFTAVGIHSIKRWVRPFSFQDWPNGLLPDELKNENPLGIGRLVNGEWTHAKIR; encoded by the coding sequence ATGATTACAGGAAAGAATTATATCGGAAACCGTCTTTCGGCACTGGGAAACAAAACGTACAGAACGTTCAATCCGAAGCTGAACATAGAAAATGAGCACACTTTTATAGAGGCATCGCAAGATGAAATCGATGAAGCGGCAGCCTTGGCCGCTGAGGCCTTTAAAACGTTCAGAACCATTTCAGGTGACAGGAAGGCAACTTTTTTAAGGGCCATTGCCGATGGAATTCTTGATTTGGGCGATGCGCTCATAGACACCTATTGTTCAGAAACGGGCCTGCCCAAGGGCCGTGCCGAGGGCGAACGAGGCCGAACCGTATTTCAATTGCGCACCTTTGCCGATTTGGTTGAAGAAGGCAGTTGGGTCGAGGCCTCAATCGATACGGCCCTGCCTGATAGAACACCCATGCCCAAGCCCGATTTACGAAAAATGTCCATTCCCATTGGGCCCATCGTGGTCTTTGGTGCAAGCAATTTTCCGCTGGCGTATTCGACCGCAGGGGGCGATACCGCTGCAGCCCTTGCAGCGGGGTGCCCGGTAATCGTAAAATCGCACCCCATGCACGCGGGTACGGGCGAGTTGGTCGCCTCGGCCGTCGTCAAGGCAGCCAAAGATACCGGCATGCCCAACGGTGTGTTTTCGAACTTGAACAGTTCGGGCATTGAAGTGGGGCAACAATTGGTACAACATCCTGAAGTAAAGGGGGTAGGTTTTACAGGAAGTATTCGCGGAGGAAGGGCCTTGTACGATTTGGCCGCACAACGGGACGAGCCCATTCCTGTTTTTGCTGAAATGGGAAGCATCAACCCCGTGGTATTATTGCCAAGAGGCCTGAAAAAAGATAAGGACAAATGGGCGGCGACCTATGCCAACTCGATTACCTTGGGCACGGGACAGTTCTGTACAAATCCAGGTTTGTTGTTGGGCATCAAGGGTGATGACTTGGATGAATTTGTTCAGAAACTGGCCGATGAAATCATAAAAATAGAGCCCAGTTGCATGCTGCACCCGAACATTGTCGGGGCCTATGAAAAGAACAAGTCAAAGGCCCTTGAACAACCCGCTCTCAGTGTGGTGGCCGATTATGATGGTGGTGTCGCTGAAAACCATGCAAGACAGGCCTTGACCACGGTCGATGGAGCTTCATTTTTAAACAATCCGACCCTGCACCAAGAGGTGTTCGGGCCCTTTTCAATGGTGGTGCAGTGCAAGGATGTGAAAGAACTGGAAACGGTCATCTCAAAACTTGAAGGGCAATTGACGGGAACCCTGATAGCCACGGATGACGAGGTCAAAGAACATCGGTCTTTAATGGAGGCGCTGCAGAATAGGGTAGGGCGAATCATTTTTAACGGAGTGCCAACAGGTGTCGAAGTGTGCCCGTCGATGACGCACGGTGGCCCATATCCTGCATCCACAGATAGCCGATTTACCGCAGTGGGCATTCATTCCATCAAAAGGTGGGTGCGGCCATTCAGTTTTCAAGATTGGCCGAACGGATTGCTTCCCGATGAATTGAAAAATGAAAATCCGTTGGGCATTGGCAGGTTGGTAAATGGAGAGTGGACACACGCAAAAATCCGATAA